One region of Wyeomyia smithii strain HCP4-BCI-WySm-NY-G18 chromosome 3, ASM2978416v1, whole genome shotgun sequence genomic DNA includes:
- the LOC129727200 gene encoding TBC1 domain family member 23 isoform X2 encodes MDDKLLIELESALLDDCTVDDIYAICQGKAIPDALRPDVWQVCLDVRNKMDQLAQFNEIFDLPFQKKLRQDCHSFVEKLGNDEEDRVAVVADLESILTFYCKNRNLIYESNNGWIELLLPLLSLKLLRSDTYNLFEAIRDTYVPKGCFKNGNVFHIFRLLLQYHDPELCSILDTKRVTPDTYSMCWFQTLFASTCTLEVTLAMWDLYLQQSDPFLVFFLSLIVLINGREQIMEMKGASKEELINFLVNMPCNIEADDVMDFCSLAQYYSMKTPLSFKRDLLKVLFGVQSNVKEENIVSQALCLPVSVNELVENTSSENSHPDAVRFFLVDCRPADQYNSGHLSTAFHLDSNLMLLEPVAFQTAVQGLLRAQKNAIEANSNAGGEHLCFLGSGRLEEDQYTHMVVASFLQKSTKYVSLLTGGYEAIHEYFGDNMIDCLEDHDPLKCLICNQDQIQYGKQSNNNSNNGSLKRAENRRNNNNPTQGTERKPTIDLFSKLSLAMKSKSAEVKGKLFDYISNPTATTPTATTAEKHVSRNERNGKRYRNVPPVFSIGEDQDEEDLNAPHDLHPSQQLGTAKNSDDIEVVSIQAYLKSADVIRHFRCQEVHLNGYMYDSYLLVTGSHIIVLRELDRKDQARIIVRRPLHSIVKITAKKRHRDLITFKYGYPEEENLVITDMDRFLIPNASEATELISKHIIKQT; translated from the exons ATGGATGATAAACT GTTGATCGAACTTGAGTCAGCTTTGCTGGACGATTGTACCGTAGATGACATCTATGCAATCTGCCAAGGAAAAGCAATTCCGGATGCGCTGAGACCAGATGTTTGGCAAGTTTGCTTGGATGTGAGAAATAAGATGGATCAACTAGCACAGttcaatgaaatttttgatcTGCCTTTTCAAAAAAAGCTGCGACAGGACTGCCACAGTTTCGTTGAAAAACTCGGAAACGATGAAGAAGACCGAGTTGCGGTGGTAGCAGATCTGGAATCGATTCTAACTTTCTACTGTAAgaatagaaatttgatttatgaGTCGAACAATGGATGGATTGAGTTACTTTTACCATTGCTGTcgttgaaactactccgttccGATACTTACAATCTATTTGAAGCTATACGTGATACATACGTTCCTAaaggttgcttcaaaaatggaAATGTTTTTCACATATTTCGGCTTCTGTTGCAATATCATGATCCAGAGTTGTGCTCCATCTTGGATACTAAACGGGTAACACCAGACACGTACTCGATGTGCTGGTTTCAGACACTTTTCGCCTCGACCTGCACACTTGAGGTAACCCTGGCAATGTGGGATTTGTACCTCCAACAGTCGGACCCTTTCTTGGTGTTTTTCTTAAGTTTGATAGTGCTAATCAATGGACGAGAACAAATCATGGAGATGAAAGGTGCTTCTAAGGAAGAACTGATAAACTTTCTAGTCAATATGCCGTGTAACATAGAAGCGGATGACGTGATGGACTTTTGTTCTCTGGCGCAATACTATTCGATGAAAACTCCGCTATCCTTCAAACGTGACCTCTTGAAAGTACTCTTCGGTGTGCAAAGTAATGTTAAGGAAGAAAACATCGTTTCACAAGCGCTCTGTCTGCCTGTTTCGGTGAATGAACTTGTCGAGAATACTTCCAGTGAAAATAGTCATCCGGATGCGGTGCGGTTCTTTCTGGTAGACTGTCGACCTGCAGATCAATATAACAGTGGTCATCTTTCTACTGCTTTTCATCTGGATAGTAACTTAATGCTGCTAGAACCTGTAGCTTTTCAAACCGCAGTTCAAGGGCTGTTGCGAGCGCAAAAGAACGCTATTGAAGCAAATTCGAATGCAGGTGGAGAACATCTCTGTTTTCTTGGATCTGGACGGCTTGAGGAAGACCAGTACACTCACATGGTAGTGGCTTCATTTTTACAAAAGAGCACCAAATACGTATCGTTACTTACTGGTGGGTACGAAGCAATCCACGAGTACTTTGGGGATAATATGATTGACTGTTTAGAAGACCATGATCCTTTGAAATGCCTAATCTGCAATCAAGATCAAATTCAATACGGAAAGCAatccaacaacaacagcaacaatggAAGCCTAAAGCGTGCGGAAAATCGTAGAAACAATAATAATCCAACACAGGGAACCGAACGAAAACCTACAATTGACTTGTTCAGCAAACTTTCCTTGGCAATGAAGTCTAAATCAGCTGAAGTTAAAGGAAAGCTTTTCGATTATATATCCAATCCGACAGcaacaactccaactgccaCCACAGCCGAAAAACACGTATCACGAAACGAACGCAATGGCAAACGCTATCGTAATGTTCCTCCAGTTTTTAGCATCGGTGAAGATCAGGATGAAGAGGACCTTAATGCACCGCACGATTTGCATCCTTCACAACAGCTGGGTACCGCCAAAAACAGCGACGACATTGAAGTCGTATCAATTCAAGCCTACCTTAAATCGGCAGATGTAATTCGCCACTTCCGATGCCAGGAAGTGCACCTAAATGGTTACATGTACGACAGTTATCTACTGGTTACCGGTTCTCACATCATTGTGCTGAGAGAGTTGGATCGCAAGGATCAAGCACGGATCATTGTTCGTCGGCCACTGCACAGTATCGTGAAGATAACCGCCAAAAAACGACATCGAGATTTGATCACTTTCAAGTATGGCTACCCGGAAGAAGAAAATCTCGTGATAACCGATATGGATCGATTTCTTATTCCAAACGCGAGTGAAGCAACCGAGTTGATTTCGAAGCACATTATTAAGCAGACCTAA
- the LOC129727200 gene encoding TBC1 domain family member 23 isoform X1 produces MDDKLWLIELESALLDDCTVDDIYAICQGKAIPDALRPDVWQVCLDVRNKMDQLAQFNEIFDLPFQKKLRQDCHSFVEKLGNDEEDRVAVVADLESILTFYCKNRNLIYESNNGWIELLLPLLSLKLLRSDTYNLFEAIRDTYVPKGCFKNGNVFHIFRLLLQYHDPELCSILDTKRVTPDTYSMCWFQTLFASTCTLEVTLAMWDLYLQQSDPFLVFFLSLIVLINGREQIMEMKGASKEELINFLVNMPCNIEADDVMDFCSLAQYYSMKTPLSFKRDLLKVLFGVQSNVKEENIVSQALCLPVSVNELVENTSSENSHPDAVRFFLVDCRPADQYNSGHLSTAFHLDSNLMLLEPVAFQTAVQGLLRAQKNAIEANSNAGGEHLCFLGSGRLEEDQYTHMVVASFLQKSTKYVSLLTGGYEAIHEYFGDNMIDCLEDHDPLKCLICNQDQIQYGKQSNNNSNNGSLKRAENRRNNNNPTQGTERKPTIDLFSKLSLAMKSKSAEVKGKLFDYISNPTATTPTATTAEKHVSRNERNGKRYRNVPPVFSIGEDQDEEDLNAPHDLHPSQQLGTAKNSDDIEVVSIQAYLKSADVIRHFRCQEVHLNGYMYDSYLLVTGSHIIVLRELDRKDQARIIVRRPLHSIVKITAKKRHRDLITFKYGYPEEENLVITDMDRFLIPNASEATELISKHIIKQT; encoded by the exons ATGGATGATAAACTGTG GTTGATCGAACTTGAGTCAGCTTTGCTGGACGATTGTACCGTAGATGACATCTATGCAATCTGCCAAGGAAAAGCAATTCCGGATGCGCTGAGACCAGATGTTTGGCAAGTTTGCTTGGATGTGAGAAATAAGATGGATCAACTAGCACAGttcaatgaaatttttgatcTGCCTTTTCAAAAAAAGCTGCGACAGGACTGCCACAGTTTCGTTGAAAAACTCGGAAACGATGAAGAAGACCGAGTTGCGGTGGTAGCAGATCTGGAATCGATTCTAACTTTCTACTGTAAgaatagaaatttgatttatgaGTCGAACAATGGATGGATTGAGTTACTTTTACCATTGCTGTcgttgaaactactccgttccGATACTTACAATCTATTTGAAGCTATACGTGATACATACGTTCCTAaaggttgcttcaaaaatggaAATGTTTTTCACATATTTCGGCTTCTGTTGCAATATCATGATCCAGAGTTGTGCTCCATCTTGGATACTAAACGGGTAACACCAGACACGTACTCGATGTGCTGGTTTCAGACACTTTTCGCCTCGACCTGCACACTTGAGGTAACCCTGGCAATGTGGGATTTGTACCTCCAACAGTCGGACCCTTTCTTGGTGTTTTTCTTAAGTTTGATAGTGCTAATCAATGGACGAGAACAAATCATGGAGATGAAAGGTGCTTCTAAGGAAGAACTGATAAACTTTCTAGTCAATATGCCGTGTAACATAGAAGCGGATGACGTGATGGACTTTTGTTCTCTGGCGCAATACTATTCGATGAAAACTCCGCTATCCTTCAAACGTGACCTCTTGAAAGTACTCTTCGGTGTGCAAAGTAATGTTAAGGAAGAAAACATCGTTTCACAAGCGCTCTGTCTGCCTGTTTCGGTGAATGAACTTGTCGAGAATACTTCCAGTGAAAATAGTCATCCGGATGCGGTGCGGTTCTTTCTGGTAGACTGTCGACCTGCAGATCAATATAACAGTGGTCATCTTTCTACTGCTTTTCATCTGGATAGTAACTTAATGCTGCTAGAACCTGTAGCTTTTCAAACCGCAGTTCAAGGGCTGTTGCGAGCGCAAAAGAACGCTATTGAAGCAAATTCGAATGCAGGTGGAGAACATCTCTGTTTTCTTGGATCTGGACGGCTTGAGGAAGACCAGTACACTCACATGGTAGTGGCTTCATTTTTACAAAAGAGCACCAAATACGTATCGTTACTTACTGGTGGGTACGAAGCAATCCACGAGTACTTTGGGGATAATATGATTGACTGTTTAGAAGACCATGATCCTTTGAAATGCCTAATCTGCAATCAAGATCAAATTCAATACGGAAAGCAatccaacaacaacagcaacaatggAAGCCTAAAGCGTGCGGAAAATCGTAGAAACAATAATAATCCAACACAGGGAACCGAACGAAAACCTACAATTGACTTGTTCAGCAAACTTTCCTTGGCAATGAAGTCTAAATCAGCTGAAGTTAAAGGAAAGCTTTTCGATTATATATCCAATCCGACAGcaacaactccaactgccaCCACAGCCGAAAAACACGTATCACGAAACGAACGCAATGGCAAACGCTATCGTAATGTTCCTCCAGTTTTTAGCATCGGTGAAGATCAGGATGAAGAGGACCTTAATGCACCGCACGATTTGCATCCTTCACAACAGCTGGGTACCGCCAAAAACAGCGACGACATTGAAGTCGTATCAATTCAAGCCTACCTTAAATCGGCAGATGTAATTCGCCACTTCCGATGCCAGGAAGTGCACCTAAATGGTTACATGTACGACAGTTATCTACTGGTTACCGGTTCTCACATCATTGTGCTGAGAGAGTTGGATCGCAAGGATCAAGCACGGATCATTGTTCGTCGGCCACTGCACAGTATCGTGAAGATAACCGCCAAAAAACGACATCGAGATTTGATCACTTTCAAGTATGGCTACCCGGAAGAAGAAAATCTCGTGATAACCGATATGGATCGATTTCTTATTCCAAACGCGAGTGAAGCAACCGAGTTGATTTCGAAGCACATTATTAAGCAGACCTAA